One Bacteroidota bacterium DNA window includes the following coding sequences:
- a CDS encoding transposase family protein — protein MGLTMREKHSIIRELAPKFQHAAKKERGRILDRCVEITGYTRCYAAYALRHCGSERILVIGGKRVVFIPGHARAPGARRNRSQVYYQPGFFDALKFLWALSDGLCGKRLVAFIRETLPELEQRGSIKLPDQATREALLRVSPATVDRHLTATRTRVALKGRSTTRPGTLLKHHIAVRTFADWNEQTPGFCEVDLVAHDGGVAFGDFAQTLTVTDVATGWTEPRVVKNKAQCHVFTALKDVRNELPFPLLGIDSDNGGEFINNQLYRYCIDERITFTRSRAYRKNDNCFVEQKNYSVVRRTVAYYRYDTQEQLELLQGLYALLRLYINFFQPVMKLKEKVRTGSRVTRRYDAPQTPYRRLLEHPSISDDIKQALRDQYRSLDLVQLKRELNHLQARLFNSALARPAPPPPQINKGGYAQPNHPWRHSKLRGKSKTCSVPSTPPQIEETKP, from the coding sequence ATGGGACTTACTATGCGTGAGAAGCATTCCATCATCCGGGAGCTGGCCCCTAAGTTCCAGCACGCGGCCAAGAAGGAACGGGGCCGTATCCTCGACCGCTGTGTGGAGATCACCGGGTATACTCGCTGCTATGCGGCCTATGCGTTGCGCCACTGTGGCTCTGAGCGGATCCTGGTCATCGGCGGCAAACGAGTCGTCTTTATCCCGGGGCACGCCCGGGCTCCGGGAGCGCGAAGGAACCGCTCTCAGGTTTATTACCAGCCCGGGTTCTTCGATGCCTTGAAGTTCCTCTGGGCCCTCTCCGACGGGCTCTGCGGCAAACGTCTGGTTGCCTTTATCCGGGAGACCCTTCCAGAGTTGGAACAGCGAGGATCGATCAAGCTACCTGATCAAGCCACGCGTGAAGCCCTTCTCAGGGTTAGTCCTGCCACAGTCGATCGGCATCTTACGGCGACAAGGACGCGAGTTGCATTAAAGGGGCGTTCCACAACCCGCCCCGGAACGCTTCTGAAGCACCACATTGCCGTCAGGACCTTTGCCGACTGGAACGAACAGACGCCCGGCTTCTGCGAGGTCGACCTGGTGGCGCACGACGGCGGCGTAGCCTTCGGGGACTTCGCTCAGACCCTCACCGTCACCGATGTGGCCACTGGCTGGACTGAACCACGGGTCGTCAAAAACAAGGCCCAATGCCATGTTTTTACCGCTCTCAAGGACGTCCGCAACGAGCTCCCCTTTCCCTTGCTCGGGATCGACTCCGACAATGGCGGTGAGTTCATCAACAACCAGCTCTACAGGTACTGCATTGACGAGCGGATCACCTTTACTCGATCCCGTGCGTACCGTAAGAACGACAACTGCTTCGTCGAACAAAAAAACTACTCTGTCGTCCGCAGGACCGTCGCCTACTACCGCTATGATACACAGGAGCAACTCGAGCTCCTCCAAGGGCTCTACGCCCTTCTACGGCTGTATATTAACTTCTTCCAACCCGTCATGAAGCTCAAGGAGAAGGTCCGCACCGGCAGCCGTGTCACCCGACGGTACGACGCTCCTCAAACACCGTATCGCCGGCTCCTGGAACATCCATCGATTTCTGATGACATCAAGCAGGCTCTCCGTGACCAGTATCGCTCACTCGACCTCGTCCAGCTCAAGCGGGAGCTCAATCACCTCCAGGCTCGATTGTTCAATTCGGCGCTCGCCAGACCAGCTCCACCACCACCTCAGATTAACAAAGGCGGCTACGCACAACCAAACCATCCCTGGAGACATTCCAAGCTCAGAGGCAAATCCAAGACCTGTTCCGTCCCCTCCACACCTCCACAAATCGAGGAGACCAAGCCTTGA
- a CDS encoding ABC transporter permease produces MIRHLLKMVWNRKRVNGLLMIEIFVSFIVLFVVLTGATYYVTNYRKPLGYAIDRVWTVQVHSRLPRKGFNAVLGEGLRKLRVVMRDQPEIESVGWMSAAPYANSTSIHSTKFNGVPVEAEVNNASDAIRQVLGVPMTAGRWFTEEDNASNFDPVVVNEELAHTLYGAENPLGKQSLDSNSRIVGVMKDFRKDGELSGTVNYQISRFRLEDTTDLRYGGFVIKLREGTTAAFQGRLISVLESVQKGWSFDIETLSAARESNLKVRLAPLITGGVIAVFLLAMVALGLVGVLWQNVSQRTKEIGLRRALGGTASNVSRQIHGEQVVITTLGVAAGTILMMQLPLLDLIGFITPGVYLTSLALSLGIMYGTTYLCSLFPGWLAMAVQPADALHYE; encoded by the coding sequence ATGATACGCCACCTCTTAAAAATGGTCTGGAACAGAAAACGGGTGAACGGACTCCTGATGATCGAGATATTCGTCTCGTTCATCGTCCTCTTTGTCGTTCTCACGGGGGCCACCTACTACGTGACCAACTACCGCAAGCCGCTCGGATACGCGATCGACCGCGTCTGGACCGTCCAGGTGCATTCCCGGCTCCCGCGAAAGGGATTCAACGCGGTGCTCGGCGAGGGTCTCCGAAAGCTCCGGGTGGTGATGCGGGACCAGCCGGAAATCGAATCGGTCGGCTGGATGTCGGCCGCGCCCTACGCCAACTCCACCTCGATCCATTCGACCAAGTTTAACGGTGTGCCCGTTGAAGCCGAGGTCAACAACGCTTCCGATGCGATCCGGCAGGTCCTGGGTGTGCCGATGACCGCGGGCAGATGGTTTACCGAGGAAGACAACGCCTCGAACTTCGACCCCGTTGTCGTCAACGAGGAGCTTGCACATACGTTATACGGCGCGGAAAACCCCCTCGGCAAACAATCGCTCGATTCGAACTCCCGAATCGTCGGAGTGATGAAAGATTTCCGGAAGGACGGAGAGCTCTCCGGTACGGTGAACTATCAGATCTCCCGCTTCAGGCTGGAGGATACGACCGATCTCCGTTACGGCGGGTTCGTGATCAAACTCCGGGAAGGGACCACCGCCGCATTCCAGGGGCGCCTCATCAGCGTGCTGGAATCGGTTCAGAAGGGTTGGTCGTTCGACATCGAAACACTCTCGGCCGCCCGCGAATCGAATCTCAAGGTGCGCCTTGCCCCGCTGATTACAGGAGGAGTGATCGCAGTCTTCCTCCTCGCCATGGTCGCACTCGGGCTCGTCGGCGTGCTGTGGCAGAATGTCTCCCAGCGCACTAAAGAGATCGGACTCCGGCGCGCGCTCGGCGGCACCGCGAGCAACGTCTCCCGGCAGATCCACGGAGAGCAGGTGGTGATCACGACACTCGGCGTCGCCGCAGGAACGATCCTGATGATGCAGCTCCCGCTGCTGGATCTCATCGGGTTTATCACTCCCGGAGTGTACCTGACTTCCCTTGCGCTCTCGCTTGGGATCATGTACGGCACCACATACCTCTGCAGCCTCTTTCCGGGATGGCTCGCGATGGCGGTCCAGCCCGCCGACGCGCTCCATTACGAGTGA
- a CDS encoding FtsX-like permease family protein, whose product MLKNYLKIAIKVLRRRKFFTFISLFAISLTLVVLMVATAVLDIAFSPMPPEVKQDRTLLVERAKMSGSQEVQIGNPGYKLLDKYMRTLPGVELTSIASEQRIVSSYKDGYDLKPYLKRTDGEFWKILEFTFLEGAPYTPDDEKNANFVAVINQATKEKLFGNGPAVGKFLEADRQRFRVVGVVANVPIYRKVPFSDIWVPLSTTPDPEYKQQLLFDCIGLILAFDASDFARIKGEFTSRMKQVELPSTRYEKIESEPGTEFDGAAREMFSNSGGHERAILTVALFLAAFLFMLLPTVNLVNINISRIIERASEIGVRKSFGASSATLVGQFLVENILLTFIGGVIGFILSIVILSMLGDSGLFQYSDFHLNVRLFFYALGSILCFGVISGVYPAWKMARMHPVNALKGAMR is encoded by the coding sequence ATGCTGAAAAACTATCTCAAGATCGCCATCAAAGTACTGCGGCGCCGCAAATTTTTCACCTTTATCAGCCTCTTCGCTATCAGCCTGACGCTCGTCGTGCTGATGGTGGCGACTGCGGTCCTCGACATCGCCTTTTCGCCGATGCCGCCGGAGGTGAAACAGGACCGGACGCTCCTCGTCGAGCGGGCGAAGATGTCGGGTTCGCAGGAGGTCCAAATCGGCAATCCCGGGTACAAACTGCTCGACAAGTATATGCGCACTTTGCCCGGGGTTGAACTGACTTCGATTGCATCGGAGCAGCGGATCGTTTCTTCGTACAAGGACGGATACGATCTCAAACCGTACCTCAAGCGGACGGACGGCGAATTCTGGAAGATTCTTGAATTCACGTTTCTCGAGGGGGCCCCCTACACGCCCGACGACGAGAAGAATGCCAACTTTGTCGCCGTCATCAACCAGGCGACGAAGGAAAAACTCTTCGGGAACGGGCCGGCGGTCGGAAAATTCCTCGAAGCAGACCGCCAGCGTTTCCGGGTGGTGGGAGTCGTCGCGAACGTCCCGATCTACCGGAAGGTCCCTTTTTCCGACATCTGGGTTCCCCTGAGCACGACCCCCGACCCGGAGTACAAGCAGCAGCTCCTGTTCGACTGCATCGGGCTCATCCTCGCTTTCGATGCGTCGGACTTCGCCCGGATCAAGGGCGAATTCACCTCCCGCATGAAGCAGGTGGAACTTCCATCGACGCGCTATGAAAAGATCGAATCCGAGCCCGGGACTGAGTTCGACGGAGCCGCACGGGAGATGTTTTCGAACAGCGGGGGGCACGAGCGCGCGATACTCACCGTGGCTCTCTTCCTCGCGGCGTTTCTCTTCATGCTTCTCCCCACCGTCAATCTGGTGAATATCAACATCAGCAGAATCATCGAGCGCGCATCGGAGATCGGGGTCCGCAAGTCCTTCGGCGCGTCCTCCGCAACTCTCGTGGGACAATTCCTCGTGGAGAATATCCTGCTCACGTTCATTGGCGGGGTCATCGGATTCATCCTTTCGATCGTCATCCTGTCGATGCTGGGCGATAGCGGGCTCTTCCAGTATTCGGATTTCCACCTCAACGTCAGGCTCTTCTTTTACGCGCTCGGAAGCATCCTTTGCTTCGGGGTCATCTCGGGAGTCTATCCCGCGTGGAAGATGGCCCGGATGCATCCCGTGAATGCCCTGAAAGGAGCAATGCGATGA
- a CDS encoding ABC transporter ATP-binding protein codes for MLTLQQIEKVYRTERVETVALHNINLDIAEGEFVSIMGPSGSGKSTLLNIMGLLDVSTGGRLILGGKEVTSFGDRDLARLRNSQFGFVFQTFHLIHDLSVVDNVEIPLLYRRLSGSERRKQALQALDRVGLTSRVHHFPSQLSGGQQQRVAIARAIVGKPSVLLTDEPTGNLDSQMGDEIMNILLDLNNQEKTTVVMVTHDPRMAEKTERTIRLFDGRQVN; via the coding sequence ATGCTGACGCTTCAACAGATCGAGAAAGTCTATCGCACCGAACGGGTAGAAACAGTGGCGTTGCACAACATCAACCTGGATATCGCCGAGGGCGAGTTCGTTTCGATCATGGGCCCGTCCGGGTCCGGTAAGAGTACGCTGCTGAATATCATGGGCCTGCTCGACGTCTCAACCGGCGGGCGGCTCATCCTGGGGGGCAAAGAGGTGACCTCCTTCGGCGACCGCGATCTCGCGCGACTCAGAAACTCCCAGTTCGGATTTGTTTTCCAGACGTTTCACCTGATTCATGACCTGAGCGTCGTCGATAATGTGGAAATTCCGCTCCTCTATCGCAGGCTTTCGGGCTCCGAGCGCCGCAAGCAGGCTCTTCAGGCGCTCGACCGGGTGGGGCTCACCTCCCGGGTCCATCATTTTCCCTCCCAGCTTTCCGGCGGGCAGCAGCAGCGCGTCGCCATCGCCCGCGCCATCGTCGGCAAACCGAGCGTCCTTCTGACGGACGAGCCGACCGGCAACCTCGACAGCCAGATGGGGGATGAAATCATGAACATCCTCCTCGACCTCAACAACCAGGAGAAGACCACGGTCGTCATGGTAACCCACGACCCAAGGATGGCGGAAAAAACGGAGCGAACCATCCGTCTCTTCGACGGCCGGCAGGTTAACTAA
- a CDS encoding HlyD family efflux transporter periplasmic adaptor subunit, with product MIRHQTEPMDRPLDPAFVRHRARKRITQAVIALAALTGAFLLLSAWITPSIPRNDLRTAVVDSGLVEASISASGTVVPRFEEAISSPANTRVLQVLRRPGEHLAKGDQFLLLDISESKLALDRVRNDLALNANHAAQLKLDQQHAMADLKSQLRIKDLRLTYLKSKSVQEEKMYAIGASSKDQLEQSKLEEEIARTEQAGLEQSIRNTDQSLTNQLQAISTAIATLKKEEADIQRQLDILSCRAPRDGVLTMVAQEVGSTIRSGEILARLSDLNAYRVDAEISDIHAGTLAKGQRAHVAWNGGTLEGEVSDIDPTIENGTIRFSISLNEKSDSRLRSKLRVDVAVVTAYSGISLRLAKGPYLTGRGPQEVFVVRGDRAIRTTATIGVAGFDYVQVLGGLRKGDEVVISEMKDYITVKEIRLK from the coding sequence ATGATCCGTCACCAAACCGAGCCGATGGACAGGCCGCTGGACCCGGCGTTCGTACGACACCGCGCCAGGAAACGTATCACGCAGGCGGTGATCGCCCTTGCGGCTCTCACCGGAGCCTTTCTCCTCCTCTCCGCATGGATCACCCCGTCGATCCCGAGGAATGACCTGCGGACGGCTGTCGTGGACTCCGGCCTCGTGGAAGCATCCATCTCGGCAAGCGGGACGGTCGTCCCAAGGTTTGAGGAAGCGATTTCGAGCCCCGCGAACACACGCGTGCTTCAGGTCTTGAGGCGGCCCGGTGAGCACCTCGCGAAAGGCGATCAGTTCCTCCTTCTCGACATCAGCGAATCAAAACTTGCCCTCGACCGGGTCCGGAACGACCTCGCGTTGAACGCAAACCATGCCGCGCAATTGAAGCTCGACCAGCAACATGCCATGGCCGATCTGAAGAGCCAGCTCAGGATCAAGGACCTCCGGCTCACCTACCTGAAATCGAAGTCGGTCCAGGAGGAAAAGATGTACGCCATCGGCGCAAGCTCGAAGGACCAGCTCGAGCAATCAAAGCTCGAGGAGGAGATCGCCCGCACCGAACAGGCCGGTCTGGAGCAATCGATCAGGAACACCGACCAATCGCTCACCAACCAGTTGCAGGCAATTTCAACTGCAATCGCCACGCTGAAAAAAGAGGAGGCTGACATTCAGCGCCAGCTCGACATCCTCTCCTGCCGGGCTCCGAGGGACGGGGTCCTGACCATGGTCGCACAAGAGGTTGGATCGACCATCCGGAGCGGCGAAATTCTTGCGAGACTCTCGGACCTTAACGCCTACCGCGTGGACGCCGAAATTTCCGACATCCACGCCGGGACGCTTGCGAAGGGGCAGCGCGCACATGTCGCCTGGAATGGCGGGACATTGGAGGGTGAAGTATCGGACATCGATCCGACCATCGAGAACGGCACGATTCGGTTTTCAATCTCTCTGAACGAGAAATCGGACTCCCGCCTCCGCTCGAAGCTTCGCGTGGACGTCGCGGTGGTGACGGCCTATTCAGGGATCTCCCTCCGGCTGGCAAAAGGACCCTATCTGACGGGCCGGGGCCCTCAGGAAGTATTTGTGGTCCGCGGAGATCGCGCGATCCGGACCACGGCTACGATCGGCGTGGCGGGGTTCGATTACGTGCAGGTTCTCGGGGGATTGAGAAAAGGGGACGAAGTGGTCATCTCCGAAATGAAAGACTACATCACCGTAAAAGAAATCCGGCTCAAGTAG
- a CDS encoding response regulator, translating to MNGRPQPPAPSSPHVVDIQRRRRSEAFNQRLRIADRFILDRQFDKAWLELAEAAKLEPNHPMLDTFKERLECCQKKDSPAPADSTNDVAATDATPSPVQPSPEPASAPLPAEAIAAIERRVKEEDEFLAEQERRSWKERERLLQEECDRKLAEARAAAEFALSQEQAKITALEAERKRLQEESESRIREGEQKSAELRAQLDLEIGRLKQELHANMELLGAKVPEAKAECVSLFRRRMGELCPGGVPSAEDENTLAKLQALLELSREERLAAESDLRLKLYAEQVEKSTLSGEMNLADTGALERLKERFRITPEESKRVEPSILSSLQRHVTKGRILLVDDDPTILSSLGGILTAHGFQVILAPDVATAMERVQSSPIDFILSDITFKVGDLDGFKFFKSVMEQPQLRNTPFVFISGLQDNVIIQSGLQLGADDYLTKPVEPDLLIGLIEGKLKRYRSFQTA from the coding sequence ATGAACGGCAGGCCCCAGCCTCCCGCACCCTCGAGCCCGCATGTCGTTGACATCCAGCGCAGGCGGAGGTCGGAAGCATTCAATCAGCGACTGCGGATCGCCGACAGGTTTATCCTCGACCGGCAGTTCGATAAGGCCTGGTTGGAGCTCGCAGAGGCGGCAAAGTTGGAGCCGAACCATCCGATGCTCGATACGTTCAAAGAGCGTCTCGAATGCTGCCAGAAAAAGGATTCTCCCGCCCCGGCGGATTCCACCAACGACGTGGCGGCGACCGACGCGACTCCGTCGCCGGTCCAACCTTCTCCCGAACCCGCATCCGCCCCTCTCCCCGCCGAGGCGATCGCCGCGATAGAACGGCGCGTGAAAGAGGAGGATGAATTCCTGGCCGAGCAGGAGCGGCGTTCATGGAAGGAACGGGAGCGCTTGCTCCAGGAGGAATGCGACCGTAAACTGGCGGAGGCGCGGGCGGCGGCAGAGTTCGCCCTCAGCCAGGAACAGGCGAAAATCACGGCGCTCGAAGCCGAACGGAAGAGGCTTCAGGAAGAATCAGAAAGCAGGATCCGCGAAGGAGAACAAAAGAGCGCAGAGCTGCGCGCACAACTCGATCTGGAGATCGGGCGTCTCAAGCAGGAGCTTCATGCGAACATGGAGCTTCTGGGCGCGAAGGTTCCCGAAGCGAAAGCAGAGTGTGTCTCCCTCTTCCGCCGAAGGATGGGAGAATTGTGCCCGGGCGGCGTGCCGTCGGCCGAGGACGAAAACACATTGGCGAAGTTGCAGGCGCTGCTTGAATTGTCCCGCGAAGAGCGCCTTGCCGCCGAATCCGATCTGCGGCTCAAGCTCTACGCGGAGCAGGTGGAGAAATCAACCCTTTCTGGTGAAATGAATCTTGCCGACACCGGCGCCCTCGAGCGGCTCAAGGAGCGGTTCAGGATTACACCCGAGGAATCGAAGCGGGTGGAGCCTTCGATTCTGTCGAGCCTGCAGCGCCATGTGACAAAGGGACGGATTCTCCTCGTCGATGACGACCCGACCATCCTGAGCTCCCTCGGAGGCATCCTGACTGCGCACGGCTTCCAGGTGATCCTCGCCCCCGACGTCGCGACCGCGATGGAGCGGGTGCAGTCGAGTCCGATCGACTTCATCCTGAGCGACATCACGTTTAAAGTGGGCGACCTCGACGGGTTCAAATTTTTCAAGTCCGTCATGGAACAGCCCCAATTGCGAAACACCCCGTTCGTGTTTATCAGCGGACTTCAGGACAACGTCATCATACAGTCCGGGCTGCAACTGGGCGCGGACGACTATCTGACGAAGCCCGTCGAGCCCGACCTCCTTATAGGCCTCATCGAAGGAAAGTTGAAGCGTTACCGGTCTTTCCAGACCGCGTAA
- a CDS encoding Maf family protein gives MRPDRKLILASRSPRRQHLLRQIGWEFEVRESGIDEVFPPGADPRAAVASLAEQKASAVAPAYADAIILGADTVVVIDGTVLGKPGSPEDASRMLRLLSGKTHEVLTGFALLDRPTNKRAAGVELTRVTFRTLSADEIGEYVSAGSPMDKAGAYGIQDDRGAVFVERVEGCFYNVVGLPLTRLYVTLRDFQKQLGNL, from the coding sequence ATGCGGCCTGACCGGAAACTGATTCTGGCTTCGCGCTCGCCCCGCCGGCAGCATCTCTTGCGGCAGATCGGATGGGAGTTCGAAGTGCGGGAGAGCGGAATCGACGAGGTCTTCCCTCCGGGCGCGGACCCGCGGGCGGCCGTCGCGTCACTTGCGGAACAAAAGGCATCGGCGGTCGCGCCCGCTTACGCGGACGCGATCATCCTCGGGGCGGACACTGTCGTGGTCATCGACGGCACGGTGCTTGGAAAGCCTGGGAGTCCGGAAGATGCGTCCCGGATGCTGCGGCTCCTCAGCGGGAAGACGCATGAGGTGCTTACCGGATTCGCGCTTCTTGACAGGCCGACGAACAAGCGCGCGGCCGGCGTTGAGCTCACCCGGGTCACGTTCCGCACGCTCTCTGCGGATGAAATCGGGGAGTACGTCTCTGCCGGTTCTCCGATGGACAAGGCGGGAGCGTACGGCATTCAGGATGATCGTGGAGCCGTGTTTGTGGAACGGGTGGAAGGATGTTTCTATAACGTTGTGGGCCTTCCGCTGACGCGGCTCTACGTCACCTTGCGGGATTTTCAGAAACAACTCGGGAACCTCTAG
- a CDS encoding cobalamin B12-binding domain-containing protein, translating to MEKKIRILIAKVGLDGHDRGAKVIAAALRDAGMEVIYTGLRKSPEMVVEAALQEDVDAIGVSLLSGAHMTIIPRILALMKQHQLENVLLFGGGIIPDQDIKELKRMGVGELFTPGASTIDIIGYVREWMKAHRPA from the coding sequence ATGGAAAAGAAAATCAGGATCTTGATCGCGAAGGTCGGCCTCGACGGCCATGACAGGGGAGCAAAAGTCATCGCGGCGGCGCTGCGTGACGCGGGAATGGAAGTGATCTACACGGGCTTGCGGAAGAGCCCGGAGATGGTGGTCGAAGCGGCCCTGCAGGAGGATGTCGATGCGATCGGAGTGAGCCTTCTGAGCGGGGCGCACATGACGATCATCCCGAGGATTCTGGCGTTGATGAAGCAGCACCAACTCGAGAACGTGCTCCTGTTCGGGGGCGGAATCATCCCCGACCAGGATATCAAGGAGTTGAAGCGGATGGGGGTGGGGGAACTCTTCACTCCGGGAGCCTCCACGATCGACATCATCGGCTACGTCAGGGAGTGGATGAAGGCGCACCGGCCCGCCTAG
- a CDS encoding DNA polymerase domain-containing protein — MSRSSSAAAKSNAPPAYDPVLFGQNSEEGILAIQHSGEGTMRVYQRRAGEVVRKELEFYPFFFLTDSSLLEGFSRKHWIKRLDGHNDYQHICAFTRWSEMWEAVNHLIMRSNQRSGTAIASYADLPSLHLRPDPVSQFLMQSGMTLFKGMEFDELHRLQLDIETYSSRGSQFSNPARLEDRIILIALSDNRGWETVLGGRNKSEKELLKEMIDLIRRMDPDVIEGHNIYNFDLHYIVARCKLHGIECAIGRDGTPVRSYDSRTAFAERAVEYVSWEIAGRHIIDTWLLVQAYDVSKRNLESYGLKYAARHFGFAREGRVLVEPGRISWTWDHEPETLMRYALDDVTETRLLAGLLSPTYFYLSSMIPFNYGTVARIGSAAKIESLLLREYVRQKHSVPRPAPGIQTGGGYTDIFHTGILGPVVDADIESLYPSLMLADGIGPRSEPLGVFHRLLERLTEMRLNTKRKMEAAGETGLRTKLDAMQSSFKILINSFYGYLGYTHALFSDPDAADRVTENGQRLLRQLIAAISELGGTVIMVDTDGIFFVPPPDARDDDGIKRLIGHIARPLPRRIRLAINGKYPLILSYKKKNYALLRQDGGVRIKGSSLNSRSAERFGRRYLRGCIECLLRRDIDGLHRLYGKYHAELTGHKMRVEDFSRSEVLKESLEEYTAAVAAGKRNRAASYEVAAHSGLRWKRGDQVSFYLTGEDLRAKGFEHAKLAEEWDPNFPDENTRYYVRRLDEFSKKFDLFFSSTDFGKIFSVDDLFPFSAEGIEILTKPVPSGEKDKEAEETETPASGPTIWLDES, encoded by the coding sequence TTGAGCCGTTCCTCGAGCGCAGCCGCAAAAAGTAACGCGCCGCCGGCGTACGATCCGGTCCTGTTCGGCCAGAACTCCGAAGAGGGGATTCTGGCGATCCAGCATTCCGGCGAGGGCACGATGCGGGTCTACCAGCGCCGGGCGGGCGAAGTGGTCCGGAAGGAATTGGAATTCTATCCCTTTTTCTTCCTGACGGATTCCTCCCTTCTGGAGGGGTTCTCCCGCAAGCACTGGATCAAGCGGCTCGACGGCCACAACGACTACCAGCACATCTGCGCCTTCACCCGCTGGTCCGAAATGTGGGAGGCGGTCAACCATCTTATCATGCGTTCCAACCAGCGATCGGGCACCGCCATCGCATCGTACGCGGACCTCCCCTCCCTCCACCTCCGTCCGGACCCCGTGTCGCAATTCCTGATGCAATCGGGCATGACGCTTTTCAAAGGCATGGAATTCGACGAGCTCCACCGGTTGCAACTCGACATCGAAACGTATTCGAGCCGCGGCTCGCAATTCAGCAACCCTGCCCGCCTCGAAGACCGGATCATCCTGATCGCCCTTTCCGACAACCGGGGTTGGGAAACGGTGCTGGGCGGGAGGAACAAATCGGAGAAGGAACTCCTCAAAGAAATGATCGACCTGATTCGCAGGATGGACCCGGACGTGATCGAGGGGCACAATATCTACAACTTCGACCTGCACTACATCGTGGCGAGGTGCAAGCTCCACGGGATCGAGTGTGCGATCGGACGGGACGGCACGCCGGTCCGTTCGTACGATTCGCGCACCGCGTTCGCCGAGCGGGCGGTGGAGTACGTCTCCTGGGAGATCGCCGGGCGCCACATTATCGACACCTGGCTCCTCGTCCAGGCCTACGACGTTTCGAAACGAAATCTCGAGAGCTACGGGCTGAAATATGCGGCCCGGCATTTCGGCTTCGCGCGGGAAGGCCGCGTCCTGGTCGAGCCGGGCAGGATCTCATGGACCTGGGACCATGAACCCGAGACGCTCATGCGGTACGCCCTCGACGACGTCACCGAAACCCGTCTGCTTGCCGGGCTCCTTTCCCCGACCTATTTTTACCTGTCGAGCATGATCCCGTTCAATTACGGGACGGTCGCCCGGATCGGTTCTGCCGCCAAGATCGAGTCTCTTCTACTCAGGGAGTACGTTCGGCAAAAACACTCCGTGCCGAGGCCGGCTCCGGGAATCCAGACCGGCGGGGGCTACACGGACATATTCCATACGGGCATCCTGGGGCCGGTTGTCGATGCCGATATCGAGTCGCTCTACCCCTCCCTCATGCTTGCCGACGGGATCGGGCCCCGGTCGGAGCCCCTCGGCGTGTTCCACCGCCTCCTCGAGCGTCTCACGGAGATGAGGCTCAACACAAAGCGGAAAATGGAGGCCGCAGGGGAAACCGGGCTCAGGACGAAGCTCGACGCGATGCAATCCTCCTTCAAGATCCTCATTAACTCGTTCTACGGATACCTCGGATACACGCACGCGCTGTTCAGCGACCCCGACGCCGCGGATCGCGTCACGGAAAACGGCCAGCGCCTCCTGCGCCAGCTGATCGCCGCGATCTCGGAGCTCGGGGGAACGGTGATCATGGTCGACACGGACGGGATCTTCTTCGTCCCTCCTCCCGATGCGCGGGACGACGACGGTATCAAGCGGCTGATCGGCCACATCGCGCGGCCGCTGCCCAGGCGGATCCGGCTGGCGATCAACGGGAAGTACCCGCTGATCCTGAGCTACAAAAAGAAGAACTATGCGCTTCTCCGCCAGGACGGGGGGGTTCGGATCAAAGGGTCTTCGCTGAATTCGAGGAGCGCGGAGCGGTTCGGGCGGAGGTATCTCCGGGGATGCATCGAGTGCCTCCTCCGGCGGGACATCGACGGACTCCACCGGCTCTACGGAAAGTACCACGCCGAACTCACCGGCCATAAGATGAGGGTGGAGGATTTTTCGCGCTCGGAAGTGCTGAAGGAAAGCCTTGAAGAGTACACCGCGGCGGTTGCCGCCGGGAAGCGAAACCGGGCTGCGAGTTATGAAGTCGCCGCCCACTCCGGGCTCCGGTGGAAACGGGGGGATCAGGTCTCGTTCTATCTGACGGGTGAGGACCTCCGCGCGAAGGGGTTCGAGCACGCGAAGCTCGCCGAAGAATGGGATCCGAACTTCCCGGATGAAAACACCCGGTACTACGTGAGGCGCCTCGACGAGTTCTCGAAAAAATTCGACCTTTTCTTCAGTTCGACCGATTTCGGGAAGATCTTCTCGGTTGACGACCTGTTCCCCTTCTCGGCGGAGGGAATCGAGATACTCACGAAGCCTGTTCCGTCCGGAGAAAAGGATAAAGAAGCCGAGGAAACCGAAACACCCGCTTCCGGGCCCACCATTTGGCTCGACGAGAGCTGA